From a region of the Tachypleus tridentatus isolate NWPU-2018 chromosome 1, ASM421037v1, whole genome shotgun sequence genome:
- the LOC143223320 gene encoding chorion peroxidase-like has protein sequence MFFWIYPPDPVKCPNLCHMFISREESKVEDIDLFSAGVNERPPRGGIVGPTFGCIIGIQIGLLKFGDRYYFEHENQSGSFTPDQLREIRKTTLSRILCDNSDGFQNISRLPFRPENYEGNEVVYCNDLPEINLEPWS, from the exons ATGTTTTTCTGGATTTACCCACCAGATCCTGTTAAGTGTCCGAATCTTTGCCACATGTTTATTTCTAGAGAGGAATC AAAAGTTGAAGATATCGACTTATTTTCGGCGGGTGTTAACGAGCGTCCTCCACGTGGAGGAATAGTTGGTCCAACGTTCGGCTGTATTATTGGTATCCAGATTGGTCTGCTGAAGTTTGGCGATCGCTATTATTTTGAGCACGAAAACCAATCTGGATCTTTTACCCCAG ACCAGCTGAGAGAAATAAGGAAGACAACGTTATCTAGAATTCTCTGTGACAACAGTGATGGATTCCAAAATATTTCAAGGCTACCCTTTCGACCAGAAAATTACGAAGG aAATGAAGTCGTTTACTGTAATGACCTGCCGGAAATCAACCTAGAACCCTG GTCCTAG